From the Elaeis guineensis isolate ETL-2024a chromosome 16, EG11, whole genome shotgun sequence genome, the window taatgaaaaaTCCTGATCCATAattgtcagacagcatactggcacccaccttaatcagaccatgaatctttagatttgattatccatgatttcgatctagccatgacttgatttgatcatgttgatttcaccaattgagatattggaccaatcgtaatgtggattgtgtcacttgatcaattcgaattgtacctcatgaattctctctcctctgattttctctctccacttgattttatgaaatcgatgaagaaatctcggtcctatcacttcgaatccgatttgatctgatagtcaaactttggatcgtttaggtcctaattagattttgattagatgaaattagatgatcggacccaatctaagccattgaaatatggtattcgtattctttctaattattgaaattgattctgtataggattgtggatgtttgatcatgggatatcgcgatatgatctacgaacagaatttttgaaagaaaatttatagaattatgtggatttattggaatacgtttgaggtaagtaatgtttcactttttctagatttatcggcaaattataatgttttcttctgacatgatttgtgaaacgatgcatgaattggatgaatggtattttgttatcaaaatatcttatttgaaatgttatgatgaagcatgattgaatatattgatttcatgatgcattatattgattgatttcgatactacatgattatatgttttattatcgaaattagaatatgaaacatgatttatgaagaattatgatataagaaacaataagaattgacaacctgactatgtaaaggaccctgctaatgggggcatatacgttggcaattgattgtcctgaggatttatgtcgccagcgagaccagcgacatgtcgccagagagaccagcgacaaaccgccagcgagaccagcggttccaaaggacatggctgccagatgattcgcagcctaccgcaagtagatacgcggtattatgaccctgccacaggaaaaatatggtcatagctcatggttgacgaaaagaaattgaaatttggaaagaaacttgaattttcgaaaaaaaaaaatgaatttggcatgaattatgttgcataattgaaattgatttcgaattgatgaactctatatgcttattttctataaatgattatttacttatatgcctgatgaaatctgttgagaagtgatcattacttactgggctgtctagctcattacctcttattttactatttttacagatgttgagaaattaagatgatacaagatatgaatggaagagtgatcagaagcagtatcttcatacttttattttaggttgaaaggcttattgaatttgatgcaaagcctttgaattattgttgaatttattgagatattaaagaaaaaaatttaggtcgttatgttttggatttaaattattgaataattattccgctgttgttttaggatagcatgataagatgccttgcatgcttatgggaaaagttttctatgagtatgcggcggttgccatgaccctcgattcacaatctcggattggGGGCGTGACAaataactacgttgctataaagcaaaaagtaatatttagagggtgaagagctcgatgaggaaGAAGAgttcagaaaaagagggagaaggaggtggAAAAATGAAGAGCTTAACGAGAGAGAAAGATTGaagctctttactttttgatttgacgTTTTAGATGtgtggaagtaaaaaaaataaaaaaataaaatttaaaaaataaatttttttattttatatataaaataattattttaattattttaattttaattttttattttttatgatattattaaatattattttttaatttttattttttaaaaattaaaaaataaaaaaatatttttttaatgactaaccaaatgTATCCTTAGCCTTCGAGGCATCTAACATGTTAAAAATCGGCAACAATGTCACCTCAAGGCTGCAGACGAATCCAGCCATCCCAACTTTTAAATCGCCCTTGGCTGCTCAAGCCTAACCAGGCTATGACCATTGTTTAGGGCTGCCTCATCAAACATGAAAACAAATGAGTTCTCAATCCTGGGTCTATAGGTCAATGAGTTTGCCTTCTTGCCGGACTTTCTTCAACTAGGCCTTTTGGGATGAGTCAAACGAGCCCAAGTGAGACCACATTAAACGAAGCCCAAACTCGGCCCAATAAGTTCAAGTCCGGAATCAGAAAGAAACGGTAGGAGTCAAGGGATAAGGAACGAGGGCAAGGGGAGACGGGGATAAAAAGAGGAGGAGGCCACACGGAAGTCGGCAGCGATGGCGTCGACATCAGCCCTATCATGGAGCTCTTCCTGCTGCTCGTCGCCGCGGTCATTGGGCGGAAGCCTTCGTCGCGGAAACCCCAACCCCGCGGACACGGGGAGGGCGGCGCCCATCGTGGCCCAGAAGAAAGCCAAGAAGCTTCGAAAGGTGAGCCGACTCCTCGCGTTTTTTGCCATCTCGTGTTCGATGATGGTATGGTAGGCCTTTGGTCGATTAATTGAACGCCACTTTTGGCCAGATTATTCTCAAGGAGGACGTCCCGGGGATGGGGAAGCAGGGGCAGCTCCTGGATGTGAAAGCCGGGTTCCTTCGCAACTACCTTCTCCCCACGGGGAAGGCCCAGCTCGTCACTCCTCTCTTGCTCAAGTTCGCTTCTTTGTGCTCTTGTTCTCTCTGTTATCCAACAATTGGGTTGGGTCTCTATAATTTGATTTCAGCACTCAGATACTCTTATATAGCATTATTTCCTTATTGCTGGGGGGAAATTTTAGTTTGGTGATTTTGCTTAGTTGCGGAATTTATCAGGGAAATGCTCAAATTATATTATTACGCAGGTGATGTAATATAGAATCGACAGTAGCAGAAAATAGAAATTTTCGAGGGCATGGTTTAAGTTTAAAGTTAATATCCTTGGATGGCAATTTGTGGTTGGACGGCATAGAGTAACTTGTTGCTTTAGATGATAAATGAGATGAATCGAGCGAATGAACTAGGAAGATTGAGAAATAGGGCTTGATTGGTCTACTAAATTCAGTTCCTTTCAGCGTGGCGGCTGCATGTAGTCTTCTTCGCTGGCATTATAAAAAGGGTTGAAAGAACATTGATGTTATATTAGATGCATTGAGACATCTAATGATCTAATGCATGCTTCTGTTGCCATTAATATAAAGGGTTCGAAGCAATTTTGAAGAAGATAAAGTGATTAACTATTTGACACTGAGGAAGATGGTCTACCACAAATCAAATAAGATTAAGAAAAGGtgaaaggaaaaaatagaaaaagagaggaaaatataaaaagaaagtgAAGATAGATAAAGAGAATGGCaacgaagaaaagaaaataatggcAAAATGAGTAAGCCATTGGAGCATTGGCTTTAGTCTGGGTCAAGCCATGTCCAAATCCACCATTTGATATGCTGTTTTAGGGTCTTAGATGCGTCACACAACTCAAAGGAGCATTTGAAAGAATCAACAGTCCTGACAAATAAGTCAGAATCTTCAGATATTTTAGATGACTGAAAATAAAATTGCAATAGACATAAGCTTCCTGGGAAAGTACTTCTATGTATGAGCTAGCAATAAGCATTTAGAACAGGAAGCCTACGACATTGTTTGAACTATAGACATGCCAACAACAATTGGAACAGATGATATGCTTCTGATTTGAGTGCAACTTTTAGTTCTAGAGCTGCTAATCATTACAGACTACTAAATGTAGCAAAAATAGTTAGACCTCATAATTGATGCCTACAGCTGAGAAAAATGTGCAGTCTACCAAACATGATCCACTTATTTGGTGGTTCTCTCATTCTAAATTGTTCAATGGGACGACTTCCTTATATGTACTAGATACACCTAAGCTTAACTATTGCGAATATTTGCATTATCATTTCTTTTCAAAAACAATGTGATATAACAGTGAGATCTGCATATAGTAACATGAATTTCATGcctaaaatatatgaaatatttatatcatttgattttctttttcatgttcATTGAGTAAGTATGGTGCTTAGAATTTATGAGTACCTTACAAAGCAAAAATTGCCATTCTTTACATGAAGCCATTCTTTACATAAATATTTGATAGTGTTCTCCATTACATACTGAATATTTAGATAACAATTTTATTTCCCCACTTCAGGGAAATGCGGATTGAGGAGGAGAGAATTGAGGCTGAGAAAAAGCGGGTAATGAATTTTACACCTGAACTTATCATTTAACTGTAACAATGATTAATGAGCCTTGTTCCATCTATCTCAGTGTATTTTGATAAAAAGAGATGTCTTCTGCCaaagaagatatcatgatgatccTCCCTCTTGAGATATCAAACTTTTAACTTAGGTTTACTTTCTTACATGTCACATAATATATGTTTAGATAGTCCCATTTATCCGAAGATTGTTATAGAGAATTGAAAACTAATAACTAATTCAGTGGGAAATATGTGTATATTCTTAATAGTTGCTGTCTGTGTGGCTAATTACTTTCTCAGACCTTACATAGGACCAGTTTTTGTTAGTATACctttccaatatttgtttaaataATCTTGGAATATTGCTGATTCATACTGTGATTCAGATTCCTCAAACTGTCTCTTTTCCTGGCATCATTGTGTAGAGATTTTTACTGTCATTCATTGTCCAGGAGTAAAATATTAAAGTTTTCAAGAAATATCAACGGAGCATAACAAGCATGTGTATGTATTTTCACACACACTTGGTATATCAATTGGCTTTAAATATTTTATGTGGTTGGAAAATTTAACCTTTCCAGTTTCCAGTTCACATTTAGCTAGCGGTCATTTAGCACCCATAAAGTCCATGTTTTTGAAATAGTTCCGACTCCAAATGTGTTTCTTAAGGAATATATTCACTTTGCAGTGTTTTCATTGAGTAAACTTTTGGTTCTTTCATGTGACACATATCATGCTAGATCAGCTGATCATGACTTAGGTGCTGCATAATACTCCAAAATGTACTGATCTGCACGACTCTCAATTCACCATTTTTTTCACTTACCAGAAATGcactctccctttctctttttattCTGTTCTCTGAGTATTTAGTAATAAGTTGCACTGTCgtgtgaaacaattttattttcGGCATAGATTGAGAATTCAGTCAGCTCATAAAGAAAACTTAATTACCTTAATTATTTTTTGCCTGACCCTGGACATGTAGGCATCACATTACTTCAAACAGCAGAAACTTACTATTcattattcattagaatataaaatgCACATGTTCTCATGTATGTCAATGAAATTCTCACTCTGCAAGTTGTGTTGAATCAGGTAAAAGAGGAGGCACAACAACTTGCTCTAATTTTCCAAACAGTTGGAGCTTTTAAGGTGAAGCGCAAAGGTGGCAAAGGAAAACAAATTTTTGGAACGTGAGTTTTACGACGTCCAACAGAACTGACTTATTTTGTACATGTTATACTTACAATAATCTAATCCCAAGTCATTGCCTTTCCATTTCTTTTAGTGTTACTGCGCAAGATCTTGTTGACATAATCAAAGCACAGCTAAATAGGTATGATATTAGAATGAAAACACAGCTAGATTATgctataattgatttattgggtAATTATTTGAGTCCAAATTTATCGATTTTATATAGGGATGTCGACAGACGGATTGTCACCCTTCCAGAGATCCGTGAAACTGGTGAATATGTTGCTGAGCTTAAGTTGCACCCAGAAGTCACTGCTCAAGTAAGATTGAACGTCTATGCAAATTAAGTGAACCATCTTTCAAAATCCTTCTCTCTTCGCAGGAGGTCATGTAAACAATCCGATTGAAGTAAGTAATCTGCTTCCAACTTCCCACTACgcttttctgtaaatatataacTGAGTCAACAGCTTCATAAACCAACTGCAATTAAAAGTTAGAGTTGGATGTTTTGTTACCCACTGCATCATAGATAACAGCCTCAACATGATCATTTTGTTTTAAACATATACTGATGTATTTGTTGCAGGAGAAATATTGTTCTTCCTATATGTAATGAATTTTCTGCTCTCAATAGGTTCTGTCAAAAGCATATGCTGGTACCTACTTGCACATGAAGAGCAGAGTTCCAGCACAGTGAGATGTAGAGGAATGTTTGTCCTTTGTCCTTCTAACTTTCAAATTTAGTGCTTGTGTACATGTTCTTTTTACCCTCATCCTTTCTGCAAACAGTTGCTGATTTGATTATTTGTACCAGGATAACTACCTCTCTAAGAGGCACCATGTTATTAATCACTTGCTTGATTGGATGCTATGCTTTGTATTCTTGTGTTCTCTAGATGGTTTTTGTGATTTTTCCTTTGGGCAGACATGCTTATAGATAGAAGATTAATGAGGTAGTGTCTTATTTCTATTAATAAACCTCTTTGAGTTGTATCTGACTTGTGTGTTTGCTGCCTCTAGAGGTGATTTATCGTATCGGAAAAGCTTGATTCGAGAAAAGACCCTATTCTGGCAAATTTTCATCTACTGCTTCCAACTTAGAACAGTGGTGGTGGTATCTTTTGGTTGTGGACTTAAAACAACCTGGTCTATGGCACAAGCTTTCTCTAGGTTTCTGCAGTCGATCTGTCATATGCCCAAATTACCTTTGCCGGTAAGTTGATGCCAATTTAGGTGTGTTAATTTTATGTTGAGAGTAATTACAGAAGGTTATCGGTCTGGTTAGTCATACTCTGATCAAATGGAGTAATCCATTGCTATCATGCTTCGAAACTTGCACTAAGTTTTGATTGAGGAACGTGATTGTTGTTAGTTTCTCATACCATCTCCAAGCTTTCGAGGGCCATCAGACCATGAAACGCTGGCATTGTTCTGTTGTCAATCTCTTGCCAAATGAAACAGGTCAGATTTATGGACTTTCTTGCTTAGATCAATGACAATAAACACATGCTAAACTAGTTTGCAAGCCAGTGCGCTCATTTGAATCCATAATGCCATCTGGCTTGCAAACAACAGCTCGGTGCAAATAAAGATGCCTGATGGTCTGATCTGAACCAGGTATTATGCACCCTATGCCACAGATACCATTACACAGGTGACTAGAAGTCACCCTGTGCTACCGGGCGCACTGTTAAAGCTCATCTTTCTCAATTTCTGGCGACCAAATTGCCCATCTAAACGCACGACACCGAGTGATCTGATCAGGTTTGCTGTTGTATCATTGTTCGACAACATACTTTCAGGGCCCGTTTTTAAGGAAATAGGAATGCTTGGAAACCGCATCGTCTGGATAAATAGAATCTTAGCCTTTTGGATAAGACCATGTTTTGATAGAGCAGGGGATCATAAGAGCTCTTTCCAAGTCTGTACTTCATAGATCTCACCTACAATCGTTTGTAGGGGATTTCTCTGCAAACTGGGCAGAGTGCCCCAATCTGATCGCTGGGAGAATATTTCCTATGGTGTTAAAATCATCCAACCGAGAGAACTAATCCTCTCTACTGAGCTGATCAACTTGGGTGACTTGAACTGGAGTCACAACTCACGACCAGCTCTGTGGAAGCATAAACCTCTGCAAATTTGACATctctaccatctttttcttttcaaaccaGAATATTAAGATTCTTGATGTATTCAACTACTTGTATGGGTCCATGCCTGACAGGCTATACTATTATATTTTTCTCCCTTTTGTTTTTCTGAGTTGTCAACTTGCTTTTATGAAATATTAGGATTTTCTTTTGTCATGGAATTGTTCATCCTATCAAGTTTTCTCGTTTTGACTGTGAGCAGGAAAAAGTTACATGCGAGTTGATAATATGAGAAAGCTATTGTGCACATATCATCATCCATACTTCCAAAAATTGCAGCATAGCATGCATTAGAGTGTGTACATCTAGGAAAAGCAAAGTACTAAGCATATGTTGGTTTATCCAAGGAAAGGCACTCTCTGCTACATTTGCAGTTGTTTTTTCTGGTTCTCTGCTTCATCTGCTGCTTCCACCTGCATCTTAGCTGCCTGCAGGTCTGCTTCACTAGCTTCCTTCTCATTTTTGGCCGTCAGTTTCTTCACCTGTTCAACAATAAAACTTGCTGGTAATCAACGGAAACAAGCTCTATGATAAATAAGAAATAGAGGATAAGCTCTATTACAATAAGAAATAGAGGACCCCTCCTACATCACAAATACCTTGCCTGTGAGAGTAGCCTTTGCGTATCTCCAACCTTCCTTAAGGGAGGTCACAAATGAAATCCCTCCCTTCTTCATCTTGGACATCCATGAGGACTCTCCTCCGCTTCCTTCTGCCATGGGCTATTGGTTTTCCTTTCTGGTGGCTTGCTTCTCCTGGTTCCGGACTTGACAAAACAAGAGAGGAAACGTAGCCTAAAAGAGAACGCTAGGTGTCAGTATAAACACTTGACACGCGTGGAATGTTAAGAATGAGACACGAGACGGATGACTATCATAGATGATGGCTTCTcaatctctctctcccctctgtgGGATATGCGGTATCCGGGAATGGGCCCATGGGGTTTGATTGGCCTGGGCCTATTACTGCCCTTTTAATGCTGCGTTTATTACAGTGGGTTTCTGCCTGGTTCTTTGCAGTATGAGAACTTCTTTGTCCATCTTTGGTGGAGAAAAAATATACTACTCCATCTTTATTGGACCATCTAATACAATTAATAAGAAGGTAGGTATTTaataaacttaattttttttctcaaaatttttctgacTAAAATACTATTGATATCATAGAAAATAACTTGATGTTATACTAATGAGATGACATCCTTTTATATCttatgacatatttttatatcttatGAATAATTATCAAgatgtcataaaaaataacatgatGTCATAATAATGGTATAACATTCTTTTGCatgcatatgattttttttttgcatcctaTGAATAATTATCAAAaggtcataaaaaataaaaaaaatcatatattgtTTAGGGTGTAATAGAATAAAAATAGAGGACTGTTATTACTTTCTgatgtcttatatgactttctataaatCCTATAACATCCCAGATAATGTTACAACATCATATGCTTGGTATGATATCTTGTGTtagtaatattattttttaataattatttataggataCAATAAGATGTTATATCATTATTATGACGTCCTATTATTTTCTATAACATTCTGTTGATTGttatgatattttgttattatcTATGACATTATGATCAAGCATgagcaaaatagaataaaaagagaaaaaatatattttgaaaaaaattaagctACATTAAATGTATATCTCTTTATTAATTGCACTATAtagtccaataaaatttttaatcctcATCAGTCCAACAGAAATACGTCCAGCATTTGCGCTCTTGATATCCAATCCTAAGTCCAGTTGAGTCAATACTAAGGtgtggagaaattctttgtgcaccacaggcGGTGCAGAACAAGCGCATTGTCTGCGGTGATTGGCTCACACACAAAGTCGGACGCGGCgtgcgaaaaaaaaaaatttgacttcATATGTGAGCCAATCATTACGAGCGGTGCGTGTGGTTCTACACCACccgcggtgtacaaagaatttcaccTGAGGTGTAATGCTAGTCTCCCAGTTTTGCAGGTCACTTGGCCCACCTATCTCGGGCTTTTCTTTTACCTCAATATTCGGCGAACATGTGTGCGTCACATGCCCAGTTCCGGAACATGCTTGGAGAATTAGTCGACGCaagttctaaacaaagaaaggctAGGCAACCCATCTCCCATGGAACTGGCCTAGAAGGAAAGGCTAAGCAAAGTGGTTATATACTAAACCCGAGGCGATCACAGAAAGTCAAAGCTTATTATAGAC encodes:
- the LOC105059074 gene encoding large ribosomal subunit protein bL9c codes for the protein MASTSALSWSSSCCSSPRSLGGSLRRGNPNPADTGRAAPIVAQKKAKKLRKIILKEDVPGMGKQGQLLDVKAGFLRNYLLPTGKAQLVTPLLLKEMRIEEERIEAEKKRVKEEAQQLALIFQTVGAFKVKRKGGKGKQIFGTVTAQDLVDIIKAQLNRDVDRRIVTLPEIRETGEYVAELKLHPEVTAQVRLNVYAN
- the LOC105059073 gene encoding uncharacterized protein yields the protein MAEGSGGESSWMSKMKKGGISFVTSLKEGWRYAKATLTGKVKKLTAKNEKEASEADLQAAKMQVEAADEAENQKKQLQM